A window of the Lactuca sativa cultivar Salinas chromosome 7, Lsat_Salinas_v11, whole genome shotgun sequence genome harbors these coding sequences:
- the LOC128127398 gene encoding uncharacterized protein LOC128127398, with amino-acid sequence MEGWDLVGGCLADLKLGNSGKYKRWLDFGLAGWVRKKRARGSGGFGSTSRGFGKPPTIFNTSTTYSPTPPPPTPYHNHPYPPTTYTHHFTTHTNHQPPPPPLTPTPTIDTNTDHHPPHTDHTLPTPTTNRHHHHPYPTPTITRRSHPPLTTNTTTTHTQHPPLITTNYHHHPPPTTTTTHTQHLPCTPIPTTTTYHLLHPIPTTNTHPTPLHNHLHQTPPTNQPHHSQPPTTAHQPPLPINRPQHPPIHYHQYVGLGV; translated from the exons ATGGAGGGATGGGATTTAGTTGGTGGCTGTCTGGCCGATCTGAAACTCGGCAACTCTGGAAAATACAAACGATGGCTAGATTTTGGTTTAGCAGGATGGGTGAGAAAAAAGAGGGCTCGTGGCAGCGGCGGTTTTGGTTCAACATCTCGTGGTTTTGGCAAG CCGCCAACCATATTCAACACCTCCACCACCTACTCCcctacaccaccaccacccacccccTACCACAACCACCCATATCCTCCCACCACCTACACCCACCACTTTACAACCCACAccaaccaccaaccaccaccaccacctcttaCACCCACACCCACTATTGACACCAATACCGACCACCACCCACCACATACTGATCACACACTGCCCACACCCACCAccaaccgccaccaccaccacccataccCAACACCCACCATTACCCGCCGCTCACACCCACCACTAaccaccaacaccaccaccacccataccCAACACCCACCACTCATCACCActaactaccaccaccacccaccacctaccaccaccaccacccataccCAACACCTACCATGCACACCCATACCtaccaccaccacctatcacctTCTCCACCCAATACCAACCACCAATACCCACCCAACACCCCTCCACAACCACCTCCACCAAACACCACCAACCAACCAACCCCACCACTCACAACCACCCACCACCGCCCACCAACCACCACTACCCATTAACCGCCCCCAACACCCACCCATCCACTATCACcaatatgttggattaggtgtctaa